The Longimicrobium sp. genome includes a region encoding these proteins:
- a CDS encoding DUF2809 domain-containing protein: protein MTGRTSPELRARAAYAALAIATIMAGLAVHLGGVNTSPIVRDVVGDALWAAMLTWWVSALVPRMALGARGAIALAACFTVEVSQLYHAPALDAVRGTRLGHLVLGNGFDPRDFAAYALGVLGAAALERGRRTAARRDHAPR from the coding sequence TTGACCGGCCGCACGTCCCCTGAGCTCCGCGCGCGGGCCGCCTACGCCGCGCTGGCGATCGCCACCATCATGGCCGGGCTGGCGGTGCACCTGGGCGGCGTGAACACGTCGCCCATCGTGCGCGACGTCGTGGGGGATGCGCTGTGGGCGGCGATGCTCACCTGGTGGGTCAGCGCCCTCGTGCCGCGGATGGCGCTCGGCGCGCGGGGCGCGATCGCCCTGGCGGCCTGCTTCACGGTGGAGGTGAGCCAGCTGTATCACGCGCCCGCGCTGGATGCGGTGCGCGGTACGAGGCTCGGGCACCTGGTGCTGGGGAACGGCTTCGATCCTCGCGACTTCGCGGCGTATGCGCTCGGGGTGCTCGGGGCGGCCGCACTCGAGCGCGGGCGTCGCACGGCCGCCCGGCGGGACCACGCGCCCCGGTAG
- a CDS encoding trimeric intracellular cation channel family protein gives MTVYVLDLLGVAVFAISGALSAGRKGLDLLGVLVIAVVTAIGGGTIRDLLLDRHPIFWIADPTYLVVITIAALLSIVYVRLWPAPRNSLLIADALGLALFSIMGTQVAEAAGLPGIIVVLMGTITGVAGGVLRDVLSAEVPLILRRDIYATAAIAGAALYLLVQEAGVGRPAAAVLGMVAVAVLRLLAILRGLRLPVFRLPQEPR, from the coding sequence GTGACCGTCTACGTTCTGGACCTGCTCGGGGTGGCCGTGTTCGCCATCAGCGGCGCGCTCTCGGCCGGCCGAAAGGGCCTGGACCTGCTGGGCGTGCTCGTCATCGCGGTCGTCACGGCCATCGGCGGCGGCACCATCCGCGACCTGCTCCTGGACCGGCACCCCATCTTCTGGATCGCCGATCCCACCTACCTGGTCGTCATCACCATCGCGGCGCTGCTCAGCATCGTCTACGTGCGCCTGTGGCCGGCGCCGCGCAACTCGCTTCTCATCGCGGATGCGCTGGGCCTGGCGCTGTTCTCCATCATGGGCACGCAGGTGGCGGAGGCCGCCGGTCTGCCGGGCATCATCGTGGTGCTGATGGGGACCATCACCGGAGTTGCGGGCGGCGTGCTCCGCGACGTGCTGAGCGCCGAGGTCCCGCTGATCCTGCGCCGCGACATCTATGCGACGGCCGCCATCGCGGGGGCCGCGCTCTACCTGCTGGTGCAGGAGGCGGGGGTCGGCCGGCCCGCCGCTGCGGTGCTGGGGATGGTGGCGGTCGCGGTGCTCCGGCTGCTGGCGATCCTGCGTGGCCTGCGCCTGCCGGTTTTCCGCCTGCCGCAAGAGCCGCGATAG
- a CDS encoding GGDEF and EAL domain-containing protein — translation MALPVRPASRGAAGLPEKEALTIRLVALLAVACILGFGGVYRVAMPAANDPWSYRFVVAAVCAALYILSYVPGRPGFVAVMHLTFATVTGWVVLLLALNDFAPEYALGLMVIVAVISMLFRGTVSLAVYGTVTLAAVGVVAARVSEPRMSPLLFGSYLVVILGLFWVVVRNRLRAEREIAASEERYALAALGANDGLWDWDVAAGTLYLSPRWREIAGASEDEASRGPEDWLGRIHPADRARVDAELFPPGGPGGTHFQSEHRIAHSDGSWRWVLVRGVRVVGPDGEIVRMVGSESDISERKRFEEQLVHDALHDSLTGLPNRALFLDRLERAIARTHRQPAFHFAVIFLDLDRFKVINDRVGHVAADGVLTVVARRLEQCLRHGDSVARLGGDEFALLVEDVDEPSLVAQRIQHALVAPIDAGGEPVVVTVSMGIAVSSTGFARPEDALRDADAAMYRAKARGRSRFEVADDELHAHSLAQVAMEGELRHATGRGELRLHYQPVVRLDTRELVGFEALMRWEHPTLGLCSPSDFIPLAEQTGIVTALERWALREGCRQMQAWRRSHPWMEELWLSVNLSTRHFLRPALAQEIQELLGETGFAPDRLHLEITESVIMDDPAAVGPLLHRLRASGVRVAIDDFGTGYSSLAYLHRLPLDTLKIDRSFVHQMRSDPALEAVIRTLLSLSEILHLETIAEGVETEEEASALLRMGCRYGQGFLFARPLPPADAERLLGATPGTPVTA, via the coding sequence ATGGCCCTCCCGGTTCGTCCGGCGTCCCGCGGGGCCGCCGGTCTTCCTGAAAAAGAAGCGCTCACCATCCGGCTGGTCGCGTTGCTGGCGGTGGCCTGCATCCTGGGATTCGGGGGCGTGTACCGCGTGGCGATGCCGGCGGCGAACGATCCCTGGTCGTACCGCTTCGTGGTCGCCGCGGTGTGCGCCGCGCTGTACATCCTGTCCTACGTCCCCGGCCGGCCGGGCTTCGTCGCCGTCATGCACCTGACGTTCGCGACCGTCACCGGGTGGGTCGTCCTGCTGCTCGCTCTCAACGACTTCGCGCCCGAGTACGCGCTGGGGCTGATGGTGATCGTGGCGGTCATCAGCATGCTCTTCCGAGGCACGGTCTCCCTGGCGGTCTACGGAACCGTGACGCTGGCAGCGGTGGGGGTCGTCGCGGCGCGAGTCTCCGAGCCGCGGATGAGCCCCCTCCTCTTCGGCAGCTACCTGGTGGTGATCCTGGGGCTGTTCTGGGTGGTGGTGCGCAACCGCCTGCGCGCCGAGCGCGAGATCGCCGCCAGCGAGGAACGCTACGCGCTCGCCGCCCTGGGCGCCAACGACGGCCTGTGGGACTGGGACGTGGCGGCGGGCACCCTCTACCTCTCGCCACGCTGGCGCGAGATCGCCGGCGCCTCCGAAGACGAGGCCAGCCGCGGCCCCGAAGATTGGCTCGGCCGCATCCACCCCGCCGACCGCGCGCGCGTGGACGCGGAGCTGTTCCCGCCGGGCGGCCCGGGCGGGACGCACTTCCAGTCGGAGCACCGCATCGCCCACAGCGACGGAAGCTGGCGCTGGGTGCTGGTGCGCGGCGTACGCGTGGTGGGCCCGGACGGGGAGATCGTGCGGATGGTGGGATCGGAATCCGACATCTCCGAGCGGAAGCGCTTCGAGGAGCAGCTCGTCCACGACGCGCTCCACGACTCGCTCACCGGCCTCCCCAACCGCGCCCTCTTCCTCGACCGCCTGGAGCGCGCGATCGCGCGCACGCACCGCCAGCCGGCATTCCACTTCGCGGTCATCTTCCTGGACCTGGACCGCTTCAAGGTCATCAACGACCGGGTGGGCCACGTGGCGGCGGACGGCGTGCTGACGGTGGTGGCCCGCAGGCTGGAGCAGTGCCTTCGCCACGGCGACAGCGTCGCGCGGCTGGGCGGCGACGAGTTCGCGCTCCTGGTGGAGGACGTGGACGAGCCATCCCTGGTGGCGCAGCGGATACAGCACGCGCTCGTCGCTCCCATCGATGCCGGCGGGGAGCCGGTGGTGGTCACGGTGTCGATGGGGATCGCCGTCAGCTCAACCGGCTTCGCGCGCCCGGAGGACGCGCTGCGCGACGCCGACGCGGCCATGTACCGCGCCAAGGCGAGGGGCCGGTCGCGCTTCGAGGTGGCCGACGACGAGCTGCACGCCCACTCGCTGGCCCAGGTGGCCATGGAGGGCGAGCTGCGCCACGCCACCGGTCGCGGCGAGCTGCGGCTGCACTACCAGCCCGTGGTGCGCCTGGACACGCGCGAGCTGGTGGGCTTCGAGGCGCTGATGCGCTGGGAGCACCCGACCCTCGGCCTCTGCTCCCCCTCCGACTTCATCCCCCTGGCCGAGCAGACGGGGATCGTCACGGCGCTGGAGCGGTGGGCGCTGCGCGAGGGGTGCAGGCAGATGCAGGCGTGGCGCCGCTCGCACCCGTGGATGGAGGAGCTCTGGCTTTCGGTGAACCTGTCCACCCGCCACTTCCTCCGCCCCGCGCTCGCGCAGGAGATCCAGGAGCTGCTGGGAGAGACGGGCTTCGCGCCGGACCGCCTGCACCTGGAGATCACGGAGAGCGTCATCATGGACGACCCGGCCGCCGTCGGGCCGCTCCTGCACCGGCTGCGCGCGTCGGGCGTGCGCGTGGCCATCGACGACTTCGGCACGGGGTACTCGTCGCTGGCCTACCTCCACCGGCTCCCGCTGGACACGCTCAAGATCGACCGCTCGTTCGTGCACCAGATGCGCTCCGATCCCGCGCTGGAGGCGGTGATCCGCACCCTGCTCTCGCTTTCGGAGATCCTGCACCTGGAGACGATCGCCGAGGGCGTGGAGACGGAGGAGGAGGCGAGCGCGCTGCTGCGGATGGGATGCCGCTACGGCCAGGGCTTCCTCTTCGCCCGCCCGCTCCCCCCCGCCGACGCCGAACGCCTCCTCGGCGCCACCCCCGGCACCCCGGTCACCGCATAG
- a CDS encoding GNAT family N-acetyltransferase, whose product MAIEVRPATVFDDVKTMVGPKRPDANVCWCLSYRIPSMENVSLQGPARGEKVAELMERGPIGVLAYDGDEVVGWAAVAPRADTTFARTRTIPHVDDVAVWAVWCIRVRPGHRGKGISHSLLAGAVEYARSQGAPAIEGYPVDNQGDKVDLTMAYVGTRALFEKAGFRKAADTTSVINGFPRVLMRLDLR is encoded by the coding sequence ATGGCGATCGAGGTTCGACCGGCGACCGTGTTCGACGACGTCAAGACGATGGTGGGGCCGAAGCGGCCCGACGCGAACGTCTGCTGGTGCCTGAGCTACCGCATCCCGTCCATGGAGAACGTCTCCCTGCAGGGCCCCGCCCGCGGCGAAAAGGTGGCCGAGCTCATGGAGCGCGGGCCGATCGGCGTGCTCGCGTACGACGGCGACGAGGTCGTGGGGTGGGCGGCGGTCGCGCCACGCGCCGACACCACCTTTGCGCGCACCCGCACCATCCCGCACGTCGACGACGTGGCCGTGTGGGCGGTGTGGTGCATCCGCGTGCGGCCGGGACACCGCGGCAAAGGGATCTCGCACTCGCTGCTCGCCGGCGCGGTCGAGTACGCGCGGTCCCAGGGCGCGCCGGCCATCGAGGGCTATCCCGTCGACAACCAGGGCGACAAGGTGGATCTCACTATGGCGTACGTCGGAACGCGCGCGCTCTTTGAGAAGGCCGGATTTCGCAAGGCGGCCGACACCACGTCGGTCATCAACGGCTTTCCGCGCGTGCTGATGCGGCTGGATCTGCGGTAG
- a CDS encoding multicopper oxidase family protein → MRPLLLRVIPALLAMGLPAPYAAAQQCGPVKDPVQRDLQGTVMRMAPATYRIGDTTYTTNVYNGQFVAPTLLISPGHTVDMSVVNAMRPTKDQTTADVAVTNYHYHGLVVTPRPDGGDNVTHVAIPTGARPWRYNFPIPSYHTEGMFWYHPHPHGLTGSQVAGGLSGALMVGSILKYFPQYRGVRERTLLVRDMSFTFASRTVFNINGSTCALLPVAPGEKQLWHIGNFGANHFLNLKLRGMQWTLLALDGNPLARAETVDSLYLPPGSRAEVIVTGPPAGRRVELYTDTIFPNARPVTLGYLVGTPSRSARHVSRPVPAGRDDAVLDTLRFLTEARDVNRHTFTFQFVGDSAGVNDTIYAPNHPPVSMPWGQVQEWTIINQTKNLHTFHIHQTDFAVMTVNGRPANEGRLRDNIPIGVHRDATGNTVGDTVVIRFVFEPIAAGPFVFHCHVLQHEDEGMMHNVCVYDPADPNGRQKCNAMFTSAPPHAAH, encoded by the coding sequence ATGCGCCCGCTACTCCTCCGTGTCATCCCCGCGCTTCTCGCGATGGGGCTCCCCGCGCCGTACGCCGCCGCCCAGCAATGCGGGCCGGTGAAGGACCCCGTGCAGAGGGACCTGCAGGGCACCGTCATGCGGATGGCGCCGGCCACGTACCGGATCGGCGACACCACGTATACCACGAACGTCTACAACGGGCAATTCGTGGCGCCCACGCTCCTCATTTCACCCGGGCACACGGTGGACATGTCGGTGGTGAACGCGATGCGCCCGACCAAGGACCAGACGACGGCGGACGTGGCGGTCACCAACTACCACTACCACGGCCTCGTGGTGACCCCCCGGCCGGACGGCGGCGACAACGTCACGCACGTGGCCATCCCCACCGGCGCGCGGCCATGGCGCTACAACTTCCCCATTCCCAGCTACCACACCGAGGGGATGTTCTGGTATCATCCCCACCCGCACGGGCTTACGGGGTCGCAGGTGGCCGGCGGGCTGAGCGGGGCGCTGATGGTCGGCTCCATCCTCAAGTACTTCCCGCAGTACCGCGGCGTGCGCGAAAGGACGCTGCTCGTGCGCGACATGTCGTTCACCTTCGCTTCGCGGACGGTGTTCAACATCAACGGAAGCACCTGCGCGCTGCTCCCGGTGGCGCCCGGGGAAAAGCAGCTGTGGCACATCGGCAACTTCGGCGCGAACCACTTCCTGAACCTCAAGCTGCGCGGGATGCAGTGGACGCTCCTGGCGCTCGACGGCAACCCGCTGGCCCGCGCCGAGACGGTCGACTCGCTGTACCTGCCGCCCGGAAGCCGCGCCGAGGTGATCGTCACCGGGCCCCCGGCGGGAAGGCGCGTGGAGCTGTACACGGACACCATCTTCCCCAATGCGCGCCCCGTGACGCTGGGGTACCTGGTGGGCACGCCCTCGCGCTCGGCGCGCCATGTGTCGCGGCCCGTGCCCGCCGGGCGCGACGACGCCGTCCTCGACACGCTGCGCTTCCTCACGGAGGCGCGCGACGTGAACCGGCACACCTTCACCTTCCAGTTCGTGGGCGACAGCGCGGGGGTGAACGACACCATCTACGCCCCGAACCACCCGCCGGTCTCCATGCCGTGGGGGCAGGTGCAGGAGTGGACCATCATCAACCAGACGAAGAACCTGCACACCTTTCACATCCACCAGACCGACTTCGCGGTGATGACGGTGAACGGGCGGCCGGCCAACGAGGGGCGTCTGCGCGACAACATCCCCATCGGCGTGCACCGCGACGCTACGGGGAACACCGTGGGAGACACGGTGGTGATCCGCTTCGTGTTCGAGCCGATCGCGGCGGGGCCATTCGTCTTCCACTGCCACGTCCTGCAGCATGAAGACGAGGGGATGATG